Proteins encoded within one genomic window of Granulicella pectinivorans:
- a CDS encoding M13 family metallopeptidase has translation MKLLPFGIPLVLLSLAVASPSQQHAAPIQQMPFSPVLDLTSLDRTVDPCNDFYAFSCGGWKKNNPIPADQASWSVYGKLTDENQQFLWGILETDSKLKNRNAIQQKVGDAFGACMDTERINKRGIDPLRPELASIAAIKDRAALDRAIDRLDREAQGTFFSNAGGDQDPSDSNSVIATVGAGGLGLPDRDYYTKTDKRSVEIRAKYVEYISQLFTLAGEPAAQAATDAADVLRIETALANASLTRVERRDPYKSFHKMSVADLTALNPSIDWKAFFVARGHANLATVNVEQPVFQKAVDTELKTEPLEALKSYLRFHLLTAAAPSLSAPFETASFEFFSHYLRGTQQPPPRWKRCVRTVDRTLGEALGQEFVARTFAAETKAKTLIMTQQIETVMGDEIEHLDWMSPETKKEALRKLHAVRNKIGYPDTWRDYSSLTIQPGDFFGNTLRSTIFESRRNWAKIGKPVDRNEWGMTPPTVNAYFNPQMNDINFPSGVLQPPLYDPKADDAPNYGNTGSTIGHELTHAFDDEGRQFNAEGNLKDWWTKEDAKGFEDRINCLRDQFATYTIVDDIHINSKLTSGEDVADLGGTLIAYIAWKHQIENQRLKPLDGFTPDQRFFIGFAQWACENDREANLRVSAITNPHSPGFARINGIVTNMPDFATAFGCKVGQPMVKANVCKVW, from the coding sequence ATGAAGCTTTTGCCGTTTGGGATTCCGCTTGTTCTGTTGTCGCTCGCTGTGGCGTCTCCGTCGCAGCAACACGCCGCTCCCATCCAGCAGATGCCGTTTTCCCCTGTGCTCGACCTCACCTCGCTTGACCGCACGGTAGACCCCTGCAACGACTTCTACGCGTTTTCCTGCGGCGGCTGGAAGAAAAACAATCCCATCCCCGCAGACCAGGCGAGTTGGAGCGTCTATGGCAAGCTGACGGACGAAAACCAACAGTTTCTCTGGGGAATCCTCGAAACCGACTCCAAACTGAAGAATCGCAACGCCATCCAGCAGAAGGTCGGCGACGCCTTCGGCGCGTGCATGGACACCGAGAGGATCAACAAGCGCGGCATCGATCCGCTCCGCCCGGAGCTGGCCTCCATCGCGGCGATCAAGGACCGTGCGGCGCTTGACCGGGCCATCGACCGGCTCGACCGCGAGGCGCAGGGGACGTTCTTCAGCAACGCCGGGGGCGACCAGGATCCGTCCGATTCGAATTCGGTCATCGCGACGGTCGGTGCCGGTGGACTCGGTCTGCCCGACCGCGACTACTACACCAAGACCGACAAGCGCTCGGTCGAGATCCGTGCGAAGTACGTCGAGTACATCTCCCAACTCTTCACCCTCGCCGGGGAGCCCGCCGCCCAGGCCGCAACCGACGCCGCCGACGTTCTGCGCATCGAGACCGCCCTCGCCAACGCCTCGCTGACGCGTGTGGAACGCCGTGACCCCTACAAGAGCTTCCACAAAATGTCGGTCGCCGACCTCACCGCGCTGAACCCGTCCATCGATTGGAAGGCGTTCTTCGTCGCACGCGGTCACGCCAACCTCGCGACCGTGAACGTGGAGCAGCCCGTATTTCAGAAGGCTGTCGACACCGAACTCAAGACCGAGCCGCTCGAGGCGCTGAAGTCGTACCTGCGCTTCCACCTCCTGACCGCCGCCGCGCCCTCGCTCTCGGCCCCGTTTGAGACCGCCAGCTTCGAGTTCTTCAGCCACTATCTGCGCGGCACGCAGCAGCCGCCTCCCCGTTGGAAGCGCTGCGTCCGAACCGTGGACCGCACGCTGGGCGAGGCGCTCGGCCAGGAGTTTGTGGCGCGAACGTTTGCCGCGGAGACCAAGGCTAAGACCCTCATCATGACCCAGCAGATCGAAACCGTCATGGGCGACGAGATCGAGCATCTGGACTGGATGAGCCCCGAAACCAAAAAAGAAGCTCTGCGCAAGCTGCACGCCGTCCGCAACAAGATCGGCTATCCCGACACCTGGCGCGACTATTCGTCGCTTACCATCCAGCCGGGAGATTTCTTCGGCAACACGCTTCGTTCCACGATCTTCGAATCCAGGCGCAACTGGGCCAAGATCGGCAAGCCCGTAGACCGTAACGAGTGGGGCATGACGCCGCCGACCGTCAACGCCTACTTCAATCCGCAGATGAACGACATCAACTTCCCGTCCGGCGTTCTGCAGCCGCCGCTCTATGATCCCAAGGCGGATGACGCCCCGAACTACGGCAACACCGGCTCGACCATCGGCCACGAACTCACCCATGCCTTCGACGATGAAGGCCGCCAGTTCAACGCCGAGGGCAACCTCAAGGATTGGTGGACCAAGGAAGATGCGAAGGGCTTCGAAGACCGTATCAACTGCCTGCGCGACCAGTTTGCGACATATACTATCGTCGACGACATCCACATCAACTCGAAGCTGACCAGCGGTGAAGACGTCGCCGACCTGGGCGGAACGCTGATCGCCTACATCGCGTGGAAGCATCAGATCGAGAATCAGCGGCTGAAGCCTCTCGACGGCTTTACCCCCGATCAGCGCTTCTTCATCGGCTTTGCCCAGTGGGCATGCGAAAATGACCGCGAGGCCAACCTCCGCGTCTCGGCCATTACGAACCCACACTCGCCCGGCTTTGCCCGCATCAATGGCATCGTCACCAACATGCCCGACTTCGCCACTGCCTTCGGATGCAAGGTCGGCCAGCCCATGGTCAAAGCCAACGTCTGCAAGGTCTGGTAA
- a CDS encoding magnesium transporter MgtE N-terminal domain-containing protein: MTRHANERTSVSALLGARVIASDGSAFGEIREFAVVPSEDASHVFGFVLRGGTSKKEAPTLVRIMDLVNQQKGLTLRSKAEILDMPDAEAYLLLERDLLDQQIIDVYGHKVVRVNDVDLIWEACLDGTDRLSLRIAEVEVGLRGAVRRLLKGLPQASVESLATRLPPSVIPWDFVDLIERDPSRRVKLKIEQNRLANMHPSDIADILEELAPAERQALFTSLDEEVAAEALEEVGPKMQQALIQDLDSEVVAGIVEEMDPGAAADFLAELPEERSDAILEEMDPEERQEVEELLEFSGDSAAGRMTTEYIALPPEASVSFAIQSLHEFEGDLEAVTDIILIDDAGAIKGLVPIVHLVLAKPSAILSSLPQGHIVTCRLDASGKKVAELFDKYNLRSLSVIDDEHHLAGVIHAEQVIANLRHKH, translated from the coding sequence ATGACTCGACACGCCAACGAGAGGACCAGCGTCTCCGCGCTTCTGGGAGCGCGCGTGATTGCGTCTGACGGCTCTGCGTTCGGCGAGATCCGCGAGTTTGCGGTTGTTCCCTCCGAGGACGCCTCCCACGTCTTTGGGTTCGTCCTGCGCGGGGGCACTTCAAAGAAGGAAGCACCTACGCTGGTCCGCATCATGGACCTCGTCAACCAGCAAAAGGGCCTTACCCTCAGGAGCAAAGCCGAGATTCTCGATATGCCCGACGCCGAGGCCTATCTTCTGCTCGAACGCGATCTCCTCGATCAGCAGATCATCGACGTCTACGGTCACAAGGTCGTCCGTGTCAACGACGTGGATCTCATCTGGGAGGCCTGCCTCGACGGCACCGACCGTCTCTCCCTTCGCATTGCGGAGGTCGAGGTCGGACTGCGTGGTGCCGTCCGCCGTCTGCTCAAAGGGCTCCCGCAGGCATCCGTGGAATCGTTGGCTACGCGCCTCCCGCCCAGCGTAATTCCGTGGGACTTCGTCGATCTGATCGAACGCGATCCATCGCGGCGGGTGAAGCTGAAGATCGAGCAGAACCGCCTCGCCAACATGCACCCGTCCGACATCGCCGACATCCTCGAAGAACTCGCCCCGGCGGAACGGCAGGCGCTCTTCACCTCGCTCGACGAAGAGGTTGCCGCTGAGGCGCTTGAAGAGGTTGGGCCGAAGATGCAGCAGGCGCTCATCCAGGATCTCGACTCCGAGGTCGTCGCCGGCATCGTCGAGGAGATGGATCCGGGGGCCGCCGCCGACTTCCTGGCCGAACTCCCCGAAGAGCGCTCCGACGCCATTCTCGAGGAGATGGATCCGGAGGAGCGGCAGGAGGTTGAGGAACTGCTCGAGTTCTCCGGAGACTCCGCCGCGGGCCGCATGACCACCGAGTACATCGCGTTGCCCCCCGAGGCTTCCGTCTCCTTCGCCATTCAGTCGTTGCACGAATTCGAAGGCGATCTCGAAGCCGTCACCGACATCATCCTCATCGACGACGCTGGCGCGATCAAAGGTCTGGTCCCCATCGTCCACCTCGTCCTCGCCAAACCGTCTGCAATTCTCTCCAGCCTGCCTCAGGGACACATCGTCACCTGCCGGCTCGATGCCAGCGGCAAGAAGGTCGCCGAGCTGTTCGACAAATACAATCTCCGCTCGCTCTCGGTGATCGACGACGAACACCACCTTGCCGGCGTAATCCACGCCGAACAGGTCATCGCCAATCTACGCCATAAGCACTGA
- a CDS encoding CgeB family protein, translating into MKILYCGNISKNDTALHRLWALERLGHTVIPLNAIDFRPSSAFLWKVTYRFPVGPNVTRLNETILRIAREEKPAIFWADKVVWLRPSTLAKLRAMGIVTVSYMIDNAFGPRQDPGWRLYMQCIPFFDLHVVQRTSNIADYKSHGARDVIKIQTAYEPTIQYPPPAGWSDADRDRGVSFIGSPYDDRAQFLTRLWKEFGLPVSVSGTTRWSAALGPEAAAAIYPVPGELYQDAYREGVWRSKINLSFITHSNLDEFVHKSFEIAGCGGFLLAERSEGHMQRFEEDVEAVFFTGIDECVAKIRKYLPDEEARTRIAAAGHARGVRDGYYNDRQEALIVERAETILPHVRAAAGLADTP; encoded by the coding sequence ATGAAGATCCTTTACTGCGGCAACATCTCGAAGAACGACACCGCTCTCCATCGCCTGTGGGCTCTTGAGCGCCTGGGCCACACGGTCATTCCGCTGAACGCCATCGACTTCCGGCCGTCCAGCGCGTTCCTGTGGAAGGTCACCTACCGTTTTCCGGTTGGTCCCAATGTCACGCGCCTCAACGAGACGATTCTCCGCATCGCACGCGAAGAGAAACCCGCGATCTTCTGGGCCGACAAAGTCGTCTGGCTGCGGCCTTCCACGCTCGCCAAGCTGCGCGCCATGGGGATCGTCACGGTCAGCTACATGATCGACAACGCCTTCGGTCCACGGCAGGATCCCGGTTGGCGTCTCTACATGCAGTGCATCCCGTTCTTCGATCTGCATGTCGTCCAGAGAACAAGTAACATCGCCGATTACAAATCCCACGGCGCCCGCGACGTGATCAAAATCCAGACAGCGTACGAGCCTACGATTCAGTATCCGCCGCCCGCCGGCTGGTCAGACGCCGATCGCGATCGCGGTGTCTCTTTTATCGGAAGCCCATACGACGACCGCGCGCAGTTCCTCACGCGTCTGTGGAAGGAGTTCGGCCTCCCCGTCTCGGTCTCAGGCACGACCCGCTGGAGCGCGGCGCTCGGTCCAGAGGCTGCGGCAGCTATCTATCCCGTCCCCGGGGAACTCTACCAGGACGCGTATCGCGAAGGCGTCTGGCGATCGAAGATCAACCTCAGCTTCATCACGCACTCCAATCTCGACGAGTTCGTCCACAAGAGCTTCGAAATCGCCGGCTGCGGGGGCTTCCTCCTCGCCGAGCGCTCCGAAGGCCACATGCAGCGCTTCGAGGAAGATGTCGAGGCGGTGTTCTTTACCGGCATCGACGAGTGCGTCGCGAAGATCCGCAAGTACCTTCCCGACGAGGAAGCACGTACCCGCATCGCTGCCGCCGGACACGCACGCGGGGTCCGCGATGGCTACTACAACGACCGCCAGGAGGCGCTCATTGTCGAGCGCGCCGAGACCATCCTTCCTCACGTACGCGCAGCGGCAGGATTGGCGGACACACCATGA
- a CDS encoding Nramp family divalent metal transporter has protein sequence MKQSLWRRSRTSIMLFLAVLGPGFITANVDNDAGGILTYSQAGAHFGYTLLWTMIPITLALIVVQEMCARMGVVTGKGLSDLIREEFGLRMTFIMMILLVIVNFGNVLAEFSGIAGAGQLFHVSKYISVPVCAFLVWALVVKGNYKSVEKVFLVASVFYIAYIVTGVLSRPSWFEAMRQTFTMPPRSVWSDHTYVYMTVAVIGTTITPWMQFYLQSSIVDKGVGIRQYKATRLDVIVGSIFTDIVAWFIVVACAATLYTHGMRDIGVPSDAADAMRPLAGNYAFMLFAFGLFNASLFAASILPLSTAYTVCEGLGFESGVDKSFSEAPFFYWFYSLLIAFGAAVVLIPNFPLVKITILSQVLNGVLLPVVLIFMLKLINKHDLMGQYTNSRWFNVVAWSTSIIVIALTAVMLFYTFHGAPM, from the coding sequence ATGAAGCAGAGCCTCTGGCGCCGCTCCCGCACGAGCATCATGCTGTTCCTCGCCGTTCTCGGTCCGGGCTTCATCACCGCGAACGTGGACAACGACGCCGGTGGCATCCTCACCTACTCGCAAGCCGGCGCTCACTTCGGCTACACGCTGCTGTGGACGATGATCCCCATCACCCTCGCCCTCATCGTCGTGCAGGAGATGTGCGCGCGTATGGGCGTGGTCACGGGCAAAGGCCTCTCCGACCTCATCCGGGAAGAGTTCGGCCTCCGCATGACCTTCATCATGATGATCCTTCTGGTCATCGTGAACTTCGGCAACGTCCTCGCCGAGTTCTCCGGCATCGCCGGTGCCGGACAGCTCTTTCATGTCAGCAAATACATCAGCGTTCCGGTGTGTGCGTTTCTGGTGTGGGCGCTGGTCGTAAAAGGGAACTACAAGTCGGTCGAGAAAGTCTTCCTCGTTGCCAGTGTGTTCTACATCGCCTACATCGTCACCGGTGTGCTTAGCCGTCCAAGCTGGTTCGAGGCCATGCGGCAGACCTTCACCATGCCGCCCCGCAGCGTCTGGTCCGATCACACCTATGTGTACATGACCGTCGCAGTGATCGGCACCACGATCACACCGTGGATGCAGTTCTACTTGCAGTCCTCCATCGTCGATAAGGGTGTTGGCATCCGTCAATATAAAGCCACCCGCCTCGATGTCATCGTAGGATCCATCTTCACGGACATCGTCGCCTGGTTCATCGTCGTGGCCTGCGCGGCCACGCTCTACACGCACGGCATGCGGGACATCGGTGTGCCGTCGGATGCAGCCGATGCGATGCGCCCGCTAGCCGGCAACTATGCCTTCATGCTCTTCGCCTTCGGCCTCTTCAACGCCTCACTCTTCGCCGCGTCCATTCTGCCGCTTTCGACGGCCTACACGGTCTGCGAAGGCCTCGGCTTCGAATCGGGCGTGGACAAGAGCTTCTCCGAAGCGCCCTTCTTCTACTGGTTCTATTCGCTGCTCATCGCGTTCGGCGCGGCGGTCGTGCTCATCCCGAACTTCCCGCTGGTCAAGATCACGATCCTCTCGCAGGTCCTCAACGGCGTCCTGCTTCCTGTCGTCCTGATCTTCATGCTGAAGCTCATCAACAAGCACGATCTCATGGGGCAATACACCAACTCGCGCTGGTTCAATGTCGTCGCCTGGAGCACAAGCATCATCGTCATCGCCCTCACCGCCGTGATGCTCTTCTACACCTTCCATGGCGCACCCATGTAA
- a CDS encoding VOC family protein, whose amino-acid sequence MIRGLKIVSIPVTDQDVALAFYTEKMGFKVGTDQPMWPGQRWIELIIPGADTRLALFTPQGHEDRVGGFQSMTFWCDDVFATAEALKARGVTLAEEPTKQPWGTYAKFRDPDGNEFVFSSR is encoded by the coding sequence ATGATACGTGGGCTGAAGATCGTGAGTATCCCGGTGACGGACCAGGATGTCGCGCTGGCGTTTTACACGGAGAAGATGGGCTTCAAGGTGGGGACGGACCAGCCGATGTGGCCCGGGCAGAGATGGATCGAACTGATCATCCCCGGGGCGGATACGAGACTCGCTCTGTTTACTCCGCAGGGCCATGAAGACCGCGTGGGTGGGTTCCAGTCGATGACGTTCTGGTGCGACGATGTCTTTGCGACGGCGGAGGCTCTGAAGGCGCGCGGGGTGACGCTGGCGGAGGAGCCGACGAAACAGCCCTGGGGCACATACGCGAAGTTCCGCGATCCGGATGGCAACGAGTTTGTGTTTTCCAGCCGGTAA
- a CDS encoding helix-turn-helix domain-containing protein — protein MPTLDPYITDVLMRDLVGHDRRPVAFLVYVWLAAEQQRRDAPIQISYQEMAETIGVSKSSAQSSVAWLVQRRLLAATKATVTATPVYDVLTPWRRNGRQKP, from the coding sequence ATGCCCACCCTCGACCCTTACATCACCGATGTACTGATGCGCGATCTGGTCGGCCACGACCGGCGCCCCGTCGCGTTCCTCGTCTACGTATGGCTTGCCGCCGAGCAGCAGCGGCGCGACGCGCCCATACAGATCAGCTATCAGGAGATGGCCGAGACCATCGGCGTTAGCAAGAGCTCCGCGCAGTCGTCCGTGGCATGGCTCGTCCAGCGCAGGCTGCTTGCCGCCACCAAAGCCACAGTGACGGCGACGCCGGTCTACGATGTCCTTACGCCCTGGAGGCGCAACGGCCGTCAGAAGCCGTAG
- a CDS encoding (deoxy)nucleoside triphosphate pyrophosphohydrolase encodes MKEPIRKLDNRSDTGGNRPLRLVVAALILRAGEPGTEVLVCQRKPDQPMSLKWEFPGGKIEPGETAEEALARELNEELGIEAVIGRRVSRVRHKYRNGGAIDLQFFVVEEFGGALENRIFNDMRWSPLGELMQYDFLAADLGLIRDLAEGRLL; translated from the coding sequence GTGAAGGAACCAATCCGCAAGCTCGATAACCGGAGCGACACAGGGGGGAACAGGCCCCTGCGCCTTGTCGTGGCTGCACTGATCCTGCGTGCAGGCGAGCCTGGGACCGAGGTGCTGGTGTGCCAGCGAAAGCCCGATCAGCCGATGAGCCTGAAGTGGGAGTTTCCCGGCGGCAAGATCGAGCCGGGCGAGACTGCGGAAGAGGCCCTGGCGCGCGAGCTGAACGAGGAGCTGGGGATCGAGGCCGTGATCGGCCGGCGCGTCTCGCGGGTGCGGCATAAGTATCGCAACGGTGGGGCGATCGACCTGCAGTTCTTCGTGGTCGAGGAGTTCGGCGGCGCGCTCGAGAACAGGATCTTCAACGATATGCGGTGGTCTCCGCTGGGAGAGTTGATGCAATACGATTTTCTGGCGGCGGACCTTGGGCTGATTCGCGATCTGGCTGAGGGACGTCTTCTCTAG
- a CDS encoding HAD family hydrolase, with translation MHVFETEDFHAAVHALAPRVAVFDCDGTLWSGDAGSTFMHWTVNSGLVSPEAAAWLRGRYAGYNAGTVDELAICGEMVQVFAGIRDGAMRQAAEAFFAEVIERNIFPEMKQLVDELHAKDVEIWAVSSTCDWVIEEGVRRFGIPPERVLAARVKVVDGLVTDELIDVPTDEGKVASLKRMGITAPDAVFGNSVHDAAMLAIARCAFPVNPTTALMERSEREGWSVYFPASVRPSL, from the coding sequence ATGCACGTTTTTGAGACGGAAGACTTTCACGCGGCAGTCCATGCCCTTGCGCCGCGTGTGGCTGTATTCGATTGCGATGGAACGCTGTGGTCGGGCGATGCGGGGTCGACGTTCATGCACTGGACGGTCAACTCCGGCCTGGTCTCGCCCGAAGCCGCGGCATGGCTCCGTGGCCGTTACGCCGGGTATAACGCGGGAACGGTCGATGAACTGGCCATCTGCGGAGAGATGGTGCAGGTGTTCGCCGGCATCCGCGATGGAGCGATGCGGCAGGCGGCGGAGGCCTTCTTCGCCGAGGTGATCGAAAGGAATATCTTTCCGGAGATGAAGCAGTTGGTAGACGAACTGCACGCGAAGGACGTCGAGATCTGGGCCGTGAGTTCGACGTGCGACTGGGTGATCGAAGAGGGTGTGCGGCGATTCGGGATTCCTCCGGAGCGGGTGCTGGCGGCCCGCGTGAAGGTCGTGGATGGGCTGGTGACAGACGAGCTCATCGACGTCCCCACGGATGAGGGCAAGGTCGCCTCGCTCAAGCGGATGGGGATTACGGCTCCGGATGCCGTGTTCGGCAACTCGGTGCATGATGCCGCGATGCTGGCGATTGCGCGCTGTGCTTTTCCGGTGAATCCCACGACGGCGCTGATGGAACGAAGCGAGCGGGAGGGCTGGAGTGTGTACTTCCCAGCCTCGGTCCGACCGTCGCTCTAA
- a CDS encoding pyridoxamine 5'-phosphate oxidase family protein — protein sequence MSDTKHLTGREGLAKIGDLIKDIRMCMMTTAAPDGSFDARPMATQVPDDFDGTLWFLTSNASGKVAEIRQYEHVSLLYADKGDSKYLTVKGLASVSQDKARIHELWNPIYKAWFPNGEGDPNIAVLAVRITEAEYWEASSSRLVRGIKYLAAAATGGKVDVGETGKVTV from the coding sequence ATGAGTGACACAAAACACCTGACCGGGCGCGAAGGTCTCGCGAAGATCGGCGACCTGATCAAGGATATCCGTATGTGCATGATGACGACCGCAGCGCCCGACGGCAGCTTCGACGCCCGCCCCATGGCCACGCAGGTCCCGGACGACTTCGACGGCACCCTCTGGTTCCTCACCTCGAACGCCAGCGGTAAGGTAGCGGAGATTCGGCAGTATGAGCACGTCTCGCTCCTGTATGCCGACAAGGGCGACTCGAAGTACCTCACTGTGAAGGGTCTCGCCAGCGTTTCGCAGGACAAGGCTAGGATCCACGAGCTTTGGAATCCGATCTACAAGGCATGGTTTCCCAATGGCGAAGGTGATCCCAACATCGCCGTCCTGGCCGTCCGGATCACGGAAGCCGAGTACTGGGAAGCCTCGTCGAGCCGTTTGGTGCGTGGCATCAAGTATCTGGCCGCAGCCGCCACGGGAGGAAAGGTGGATGTTGGCGAAACAGGCAAAGTCACCGTATAG
- a CDS encoding LolA family protein: protein MRAGTVVLALATCVASAQDLSPQSAAIVRKVDDHYNHLKTLRTRYVEHYAGMGMDRTERGTLELAKPGRMRWAYDVPAGKLFLLDGKYGWSYTPGDPQVERIPAKRLDDLRSPLRFLLGHTELRKELDGLTVAQDGSGYRISGVPKGLSQRVKMLTLGVDAGGEIQTMRLEEIDGAVTEFSFTEMKENVPLGSKEFVFVPPAGVGVVDGLPPV, encoded by the coding sequence TTGCGTGCAGGCACAGTAGTTCTCGCGCTGGCGACATGCGTTGCCAGCGCCCAGGATCTCTCGCCCCAGAGTGCCGCGATCGTTCGGAAGGTCGACGATCACTATAACCATCTGAAGACGCTGCGCACACGCTATGTGGAGCACTATGCCGGCATGGGCATGGATCGCACGGAGCGGGGAACGCTGGAACTGGCCAAGCCGGGCAGGATGCGGTGGGCTTACGACGTTCCGGCGGGCAAGCTGTTTCTCCTGGATGGGAAGTACGGGTGGTCGTATACGCCGGGTGACCCGCAGGTGGAGCGAATTCCTGCGAAGCGTCTCGATGACCTGCGGTCGCCGCTGCGTTTTCTGCTTGGTCATACGGAGTTGCGGAAGGAACTGGATGGGTTGACCGTGGCCCAAGATGGCAGTGGGTACAGGATCTCCGGTGTTCCCAAAGGACTGTCCCAGCGGGTGAAGATGCTGACCCTGGGCGTGGATGCCGGTGGAGAGATCCAGACAATGCGGCTTGAAGAAATCGACGGGGCGGTCACGGAGTTTTCGTTCACGGAGATGAAGGAGAATGTGCCGCTGGGGTCGAAGGAGTTTGTGTTTGTTCCGCCGGCCGGGGTTGGAGTGGTGGATGGTTTGCCGCCGGTTTAG
- a CDS encoding type IV pilin protein, giving the protein MMTTMKTFEVARRQDRNDDGFTLIELLIVMSVMLILMTLGIPQLLKLRKTANETSAVASVKAIGAAELTYSSAYPANGFACTLAALGGVQGSGAPTPQSAQILPADLAAGQKAGYTFAITCGSKVTVNNQDMYNSFEVTAVPNSIGRSGDKGFCLDENNIIKVDPAGGTNCVQAQ; this is encoded by the coding sequence ATGATGACGACCATGAAGACCTTTGAAGTGGCACGCAGGCAGGACCGCAACGACGACGGCTTTACCCTGATCGAACTGCTGATCGTGATGTCGGTGATGCTGATCCTGATGACGCTGGGCATTCCGCAGCTCCTGAAGCTGAGGAAGACGGCGAACGAGACCTCAGCGGTGGCTTCGGTGAAGGCGATCGGCGCGGCGGAGCTGACGTACAGTTCGGCGTATCCGGCGAACGGCTTCGCGTGCACGCTGGCGGCCCTGGGAGGTGTGCAGGGATCGGGCGCTCCGACGCCGCAGTCGGCGCAGATTCTGCCGGCCGACCTAGCGGCGGGCCAGAAGGCGGGCTATACCTTTGCGATCACCTGCGGATCCAAGGTCACGGTGAACAACCAGGATATGTACAACTCGTTCGAGGTCACGGCGGTGCCGAACTCGATTGGCCGCAGCGGCGACAAGGGCTTCTGCCTCGATGAGAACAACATCATCAAGGTCGATCCGGCGGGTGGCACGAATTGCGTGCAGGCACAGTAG